The following coding sequences are from one Cenarchaeum symbiosum A window:
- a CDS encoding 3-methyladenine DNA glycosylase/8-oxoguanine DNA glycosylase (COG0122) — protein MAKAVKKYPGLRLLRQDPFQCCISFMASSNSSIPCIRDRLRRICSTFGKKTKFRGEEFRVFPRPRDLASASRAELLSCGLGYRVGFIKDASAEAAGGGLDLASLRRSGYQKAMEALIAVPGIGGKIADCVMLFSLDKLEAFPIDRWTMRILERYYSRAVPLPPGTLTPKKYAELHDKVVEYFGPYAGYAQQFLFKMERDLGGGRWLQDRDSGPTPGQSTGSSRRR, from the coding sequence GTGGCAAAGGCGGTAAAAAAGTACCCGGGCCTGCGGCTGCTCAGGCAGGATCCCTTCCAGTGCTGCATCTCGTTTATGGCATCGTCGAATTCTAGCATACCGTGCATCAGGGACCGCCTCAGGAGGATCTGCTCTACATTTGGCAAAAAGACAAAATTCCGGGGCGAGGAGTTCCGTGTCTTTCCGCGCCCGCGGGACCTGGCTTCTGCGAGCAGGGCGGAGCTGCTCAGCTGCGGCCTCGGGTACCGTGTGGGGTTCATAAAAGACGCGTCGGCAGAAGCAGCCGGGGGCGGCCTTGACCTTGCCTCCCTGAGAAGATCCGGATACCAAAAGGCCATGGAAGCGCTGATCGCCGTGCCCGGTATAGGCGGCAAGATAGCCGACTGTGTAATGCTATTCTCGCTCGATAAGCTCGAGGCGTTTCCGATAGACAGGTGGACGATGCGCATACTGGAGAGATACTATTCACGAGCAGTCCCGCTCCCCCCCGGAACGCTTACTCCAAAAAAGTATGCAGAGCTGCATGACAAAGTGGTGGAATACTTTGGGCCATACGCCGGGTACGCGCAACAGTTCTTGTTCAAGATGGAGAGGGACCTGGGCGGGGGCAGATGGCTGCAGGACCGCGACAGCGGGCCTACCCCAGGCCAGTCCACGGGCTCGAGCCGTCGCCGGTGA
- a CDS encoding acetyl-CoA carboxylase, carboxyltransferase component (subunit alpha and beta) (COG0825), which translates to MHSEKLDKRSANNRSALMGGGEARIEAQHGKGKLTARERIAIMLDEGSFTEVDSLATHHYHEFDMQKKKFFGDGVVGGYGRIDGRKVFVFAYDFTVMGGTLSQMGAKKITKLMDHAVRTGCPVIGVMDSGGARIQEGIMSLDGFADIFYHNQLASGVVPQITASIGPSAGGSVYSPAMTDFVIMVEKSATMFVTGPDVVQTVLGESISFEDLGGAMTHGSKSGVAHFVAKNEYDCMDYIRKLLSFIPQNNREEPPVVKTADDPDRLDHGLIGMIPENPLQTYDMKNVIHSIVDDRTFLEVHENFATNIIVGFGRFNGRAAGIVANQPASLAGALDIDASSKAARFIRFCDAFNIPVITLVDTPGYMPGSDQEHGGIIRHGSKLLFAYCEATIPKITLVIGKAYGGAYIAMASKNLGTDINYAWPTARCAVLGAEAAVKIMNRKDLAAASDPEGLKKELIGNFAEKFDNPYVAASHGTVDAVIDPAETRPMLIKALEMLSSKREGRISRKHGNINL; encoded by the coding sequence ATGCATTCTGAAAAGCTTGACAAGCGCTCGGCCAACAACAGGTCCGCCCTCATGGGGGGCGGGGAGGCCAGAATCGAGGCCCAGCACGGCAAGGGCAAGCTCACCGCCAGGGAGAGGATAGCCATCATGCTCGACGAGGGGAGCTTTACGGAGGTGGACTCGCTGGCGACCCACCACTACCACGAGTTCGACATGCAGAAGAAAAAGTTCTTTGGGGACGGGGTTGTCGGCGGGTACGGCAGGATAGACGGCAGGAAGGTCTTTGTCTTCGCGTACGACTTTACCGTGATGGGCGGCACGCTCAGCCAGATGGGCGCAAAAAAGATCACAAAGCTGATGGACCATGCAGTAAGGACAGGCTGCCCCGTGATAGGGGTCATGGATTCAGGGGGGGCCCGTATACAGGAGGGGATAATGAGCCTCGACGGGTTTGCGGACATATTCTACCACAACCAGCTTGCATCCGGGGTGGTGCCCCAGATCACAGCTAGCATAGGGCCGTCGGCGGGGGGCTCCGTGTACTCGCCCGCCATGACGGACTTTGTGATAATGGTCGAAAAGTCGGCCACCATGTTCGTCACGGGGCCCGACGTGGTGCAGACGGTCCTCGGCGAGTCCATCTCGTTTGAGGACCTCGGCGGCGCCATGACCCACGGGTCCAAGAGCGGCGTGGCCCACTTTGTCGCAAAGAACGAGTACGATTGCATGGACTATATCAGGAAGCTGCTCTCGTTTATCCCCCAGAACAACAGGGAGGAGCCGCCGGTAGTAAAGACTGCCGACGACCCCGACAGGCTCGACCACGGCCTTATCGGAATGATCCCCGAGAACCCGCTGCAGACCTACGACATGAAAAATGTGATACACTCGATAGTGGACGACCGCACGTTCCTTGAAGTGCACGAAAACTTTGCCACGAATATCATAGTAGGGTTCGGCCGGTTCAACGGCAGGGCCGCAGGAATAGTGGCCAACCAGCCGGCCAGCCTTGCGGGCGCGCTCGACATAGACGCGTCCAGCAAGGCCGCAAGGTTCATCCGGTTCTGCGACGCGTTCAACATACCGGTGATCACCCTTGTTGACACCCCGGGGTACATGCCCGGCTCCGACCAGGAGCACGGCGGGATAATCCGGCACGGCAGCAAGCTCCTCTTTGCATACTGCGAGGCCACCATCCCCAAGATAACGCTGGTAATAGGCAAGGCCTACGGGGGGGCCTACATAGCCATGGCCAGCAAGAACCTGGGAACGGATATCAACTATGCGTGGCCTACCGCCCGCTGCGCCGTGCTCGGCGCAGAAGCTGCCGTAAAGATAATGAACCGAAAGGACCTGGCTGCGGCATCCGACCCCGAGGGGCTCAAAAAGGAGCTGATAGGCAACTTTGCCGAAAAGTTCGACAACCCGTACGTTGCCGCGTCCCACGGGACAGTGGACGCCGTAATAGACCCCGCAGAGACCCGCCCCATGCTGATAAAGGCGCTCGAGATGCTCTCGTCCAAGCGCGAGGGCCGCATTTCCAGAAAGCACGGAAACATAAACCTGTGA
- a CDS encoding nucleotide kinase (related to CMP and AMP kinases~COG1936) produces the protein MDITEAAAEAGVTECSGGILEVDTEALRTVLKPRLGGDSLLVGHLAPYVMDGSLVGRIIILRRSPYSLARIYDERGYNEEKSRENLGSEILGTIAHDAFILGGAKAIQIDTTDRTIEETVGRARDIAEGRGRSDEVDWLSIVRDKGDLGRFFP, from the coding sequence GTGGACATAACAGAGGCCGCAGCAGAAGCAGGGGTGACAGAGTGCTCCGGTGGTATCCTGGAAGTGGACACAGAGGCTCTTCGGACCGTGTTAAAGCCGAGGCTGGGCGGGGACTCTCTTCTCGTGGGCCATCTGGCGCCCTATGTGATGGACGGCTCTCTAGTAGGGAGGATCATCATACTCCGGCGCAGCCCCTACAGTTTGGCCCGCATATACGACGAGCGCGGATACAATGAGGAGAAGTCAAGGGAAAACCTCGGAAGCGAGATCCTCGGAACAATAGCGCACGACGCGTTTATTCTGGGCGGGGCAAAAGCTATCCAGATAGACACCACAGACAGAACAATCGAGGAGACAGTAGGGCGCGCCCGGGATATAGCAGAGGGCCGTGGCCGCAGCGATGAAGTAGACTGGCTCTCGATAGTGCGCGACAAGGGGGACCTTGGGAGGTTCTTCCCATGA
- a CDS encoding exonuclease of the beta-lactamase fold (COG1236) — MLGAAGEVGRSGFLVGCNGTNLLLDYGIMFGRRGDPPKYPVHVKPRDVDSIIITHAHLDHSGNVPSMYISGNVDTYATAPTLELSKLLIEDMLKIKSNVHIFDLPEVNSMMRSSIKIGFKEKVKRGDATFELRESGHVIGGGTVLVESEGRKLFYTGDIHVRGSRMLREADLDVGEIDMLITESTYSQTNQMPRQESEGNLIEFANEVMDRKGTLFIPSFSVERSQEVACVLRNANFGHKIIMDGMALKVNDIMLRHPEYLRDSKVFSDAINRSVSIRSHYERERALGEPCVVISPAGMLVGGNAIFYLQKLAMDARNGIALVSYQGEGTPGKKLLETGKIVSRGKEMSVAAEVKQFQFSGHSDRTELFEMIKSIKGDPEVLTVHGDRESCSKFAEEITEATGFKAHAAQESEVVTV, encoded by the coding sequence GTGCTGGGCGCAGCAGGCGAAGTGGGGCGATCCGGCTTCCTGGTGGGCTGCAACGGCACAAACCTGCTCCTCGACTATGGGATAATGTTCGGAAGGAGGGGCGATCCGCCAAAGTACCCCGTACACGTCAAGCCGAGGGACGTGGATTCCATAATAATCACGCACGCCCACCTCGACCACTCTGGGAACGTCCCGTCCATGTACATCAGCGGGAATGTGGACACCTATGCCACTGCCCCCACTCTCGAGCTGAGCAAGCTGCTGATCGAGGATATGCTCAAGATAAAGAGCAATGTCCACATATTCGACCTGCCTGAGGTGAACAGCATGATGAGGAGCTCGATAAAGATCGGGTTCAAGGAGAAGGTCAAGCGGGGTGATGCCACCTTTGAGCTCAGGGAGTCAGGCCACGTGATAGGCGGGGGGACGGTCCTCGTCGAATCCGAGGGACGAAAGCTCTTCTACACGGGGGACATCCATGTCAGGGGCTCGAGGATGCTCCGGGAGGCTGACCTTGACGTGGGCGAGATTGACATGCTGATTACAGAGAGCACATACTCCCAGACAAACCAGATGCCCAGGCAGGAATCCGAGGGCAACCTCATCGAGTTTGCCAACGAGGTCATGGACAGAAAGGGCACTCTTTTCATACCGTCGTTTTCCGTAGAGCGCTCGCAGGAGGTCGCGTGTGTACTCAGGAATGCGAATTTTGGGCACAAGATAATCATGGACGGGATGGCCCTCAAGGTAAACGACATAATGCTCCGCCACCCGGAATACCTGAGGGACAGCAAGGTCTTTTCAGACGCGATAAACAGGTCGGTATCGATTAGGAGCCATTACGAGCGGGAGCGTGCGCTCGGCGAGCCCTGCGTGGTAATATCCCCAGCCGGAATGCTGGTGGGCGGCAACGCCATATTCTACCTGCAAAAATTGGCAATGGACGCGAGAAACGGCATAGCGCTTGTATCGTACCAGGGCGAGGGGACGCCGGGCAAGAAGCTGCTAGAGACCGGCAAGATTGTCAGCCGCGGCAAAGAGATGAGCGTTGCAGCAGAGGTAAAACAGTTCCAGTTTTCCGGCCACTCCGACCGGACGGAGCTCTTCGAGATGATAAAGTCGATAAAGGGGGATCCCGAGGTGCTGACAGTGCATGGAGACCGCGAGTCCTGCTCAAAGTTTGCCGAGGAGATCACCGAGGCTACAGGCTTCAAGGCGCACGCCGCGCAAGAAAGCGAAGTTGTCACGGTCTGA
- a CDS encoding archaeal fructose-1,6-bisphosphatase (COG0483), with protein MLEHLKEASRLVGEAIKGMPGTERAAGDFGRGAGGDVSRRIDMVAEEAVLDYLRGSGVECTVLGEECGRIQIGDDPRGFVIMDAIDGSANAVRGLPFFCCSLAFAEDNRLSTITDGVVADLSAGDTYWASKGRGAFCNGSPMQVHRGGLPYRIVGINTSGAGPELMGRLQHVYGNHNHTRHLGANALEMALLAAGLMDVFIDFRGKIRIQDAAAGCLLVREAGGIVLDENLKELDSALDYSVRLSFAAASDRAVLDTVLTGDGSSPWTGLG; from the coding sequence ATGCTGGAGCACCTAAAGGAGGCGTCGCGGCTGGTCGGCGAGGCCATAAAGGGGATGCCAGGGACCGAGCGCGCGGCAGGCGACTTTGGCAGGGGGGCAGGCGGCGACGTATCTCGGAGGATTGACATGGTGGCAGAAGAGGCGGTCCTGGATTATCTAAGGGGCAGCGGCGTCGAGTGCACCGTTCTTGGAGAAGAGTGCGGACGTATACAGATAGGGGATGACCCCCGCGGCTTTGTCATAATGGACGCGATAGACGGGTCTGCCAACGCGGTGCGGGGGCTGCCGTTTTTCTGCTGCTCGCTTGCGTTTGCAGAAGATAACAGGCTCAGCACCATAACTGATGGCGTGGTGGCCGACCTATCCGCAGGGGACACCTACTGGGCGTCAAAGGGAAGAGGGGCGTTTTGCAACGGCTCCCCGATGCAGGTGCACAGGGGCGGGCTCCCGTACAGGATAGTCGGCATCAACACGTCGGGCGCGGGGCCTGAGCTCATGGGCAGGCTCCAGCATGTATACGGGAATCACAACCATACAAGGCACCTCGGAGCTAACGCCCTCGAGATGGCTCTCTTGGCGGCAGGGCTCATGGATGTATTCATCGACTTTCGGGGCAAGATAAGAATCCAGGATGCGGCAGCCGGGTGCCTCCTTGTCAGGGAGGCCGGGGGGATAGTATTAGACGAGAACCTGAAAGAGCTGGATTCTGCCCTTGATTATTCTGTGAGGCTCTCGTTTGCTGCAGCATCAGACAGGGCGGTCCTCGATACTGTGCTCACCGGCGACGGCTCGAGCCCGTGGACTGGCCTGGGGTAG
- a CDS encoding glutamyl-tRNA reductase (COG0373): MAENNFDIICARITYKTVPLYKLARFSFKDVPAALAEFKKIPGISEVLILQTGSRVEVFMVVPRESDAPDVRSSAGQGLTIKQIEDIWIGLTEPDQYDLDHFDQTLGVYRNAEACVHLLRLAAGLESVVVGKSEIHDEIRSAEAAAKEAGASGEVLGLLFDTALRIGSRIRESTGIGEDIQTIGDIAVRMAEEGAGMAGKKILLMGTGSTAALVAKAMEAGGHAFEVTSKEAVRAEGFSSILGGTPVGFTDVMADFGRFDIVFVATTADYHVLTESVIGRGMKDKKTGTMILDISQPRAVNEDISGLPGVKLMFRDHIAEHEMEGLRARMAKMPAADAMVAKEAPVLGAMMAMHRG; the protein is encoded by the coding sequence ATGGCGGAAAACAATTTTGACATAATATGCGCGCGGATCACCTACAAGACGGTCCCCCTGTACAAGCTTGCGCGCTTTTCATTCAAGGATGTGCCGGCGGCGCTTGCCGAGTTCAAAAAGATCCCCGGCATCTCCGAGGTTTTGATACTGCAGACCGGCAGCCGCGTCGAGGTCTTCATGGTGGTTCCAAGGGAATCCGATGCGCCCGACGTGCGGAGTTCCGCGGGGCAGGGGCTGACAATCAAGCAGATAGAGGATATATGGATAGGGCTCACCGAGCCCGACCAGTACGACCTTGACCACTTTGACCAGACGCTCGGGGTGTACAGGAATGCAGAAGCGTGCGTCCACCTGCTGAGGCTGGCAGCGGGCCTCGAATCGGTGGTGGTGGGCAAGTCGGAGATCCACGACGAGATAAGGTCCGCCGAGGCGGCAGCAAAAGAGGCGGGCGCCTCGGGGGAGGTGCTCGGGCTGCTGTTCGATACGGCCCTCCGGATAGGATCCAGGATAAGGGAGTCGACGGGGATAGGCGAGGACATACAGACCATAGGGGACATAGCCGTCAGGATGGCAGAAGAGGGCGCCGGCATGGCCGGCAAGAAGATCCTGTTGATGGGGACCGGCAGCACGGCCGCGCTTGTGGCCAAGGCGATGGAGGCAGGCGGGCATGCATTCGAGGTGACCAGCAAGGAGGCCGTACGGGCCGAGGGCTTTTCAAGCATCCTCGGGGGGACGCCCGTCGGGTTCACGGATGTAATGGCCGACTTTGGCAGGTTTGACATCGTCTTTGTGGCCACTACAGCCGACTATCACGTGCTGACGGAATCCGTGATCGGGCGCGGCATGAAGGACAAAAAGACAGGCACCATGATCCTTGACATATCCCAGCCAAGGGCGGTCAACGAGGACATATCCGGGCTCCCGGGCGTCAAGCTCATGTTCAGGGACCATATAGCTGAACACGAGATGGAGGGCCTCAGGGCCCGCATGGCGAAGATGCCGGCGGCAGACGCCATGGTGGCCAAGGAGGCGCCGGTCCTGGGCGCCATGATGGCCATGCACCGGGGCTAG
- a CDS encoding queuine/archaeosine tRNA-ribosyltransferase (COG0343): MTFEIFKCDLGGRIGSIQTSRGTVETPAFVPVIHPVRQGIPAAKIQDMGFNLVITNAYIAMKNHGEEAVRRGIHGIIGFDGPVMTDSGGYQVLEYGDVDTDPAAMARFEEGIGSDIAVPLDRPTGIGLSRKRAGELVRHTLRVSKETLENSSGGPLWAGPIQGSEHLDLVRSSAKALTGYGFRMMALGSPVEFMESYEYGPLAGMIAAARESIPDSVPLHLFGAGHPLTIPLAISLGCDTFDSASYILYARQGRYITEDGTRRIKEMGYLSCSCEVCSKYTAPELAGAKDKERIDGIALHNLHAIKSEVDRVKEAIHEGRLWEYTMKKMRAHPRLFESARILEQNGARFIRTTPRFKSRAVFLFGPEDQYRPEVISYHNMAREYTTRKKILCITRDAQIKPAYLSPQYSTLKARFIDPGKVQFCQYNPVLGIIPVEISDIFPAAHYVYGGRAEPGDFAEFAITWDAFLARNKFAEIHYEKTDPFISHFIKRAKGARRLALKSRKRKNT; encoded by the coding sequence ATGACATTCGAGATATTCAAGTGCGACCTTGGCGGCAGGATAGGCTCTATACAGACTAGCCGCGGCACAGTAGAGACCCCCGCGTTTGTCCCGGTGATACACCCCGTAAGGCAGGGGATCCCTGCTGCAAAGATCCAAGACATGGGATTCAACCTGGTCATCACCAACGCGTACATAGCCATGAAGAACCACGGAGAAGAGGCCGTCCGCAGGGGCATCCACGGGATAATCGGCTTTGACGGCCCCGTAATGACCGACTCCGGCGGATACCAGGTGCTCGAATACGGGGACGTAGATACAGACCCCGCAGCAATGGCCCGCTTCGAGGAGGGCATAGGCTCGGACATTGCAGTCCCGCTGGACCGCCCTACAGGAATAGGCCTGTCTAGAAAGCGCGCAGGCGAGCTCGTCCGGCATACGCTCCGGGTCTCAAAGGAGACGCTCGAGAATAGCTCCGGCGGCCCGCTCTGGGCTGGCCCCATACAGGGCAGCGAGCATCTCGATCTTGTCAGAAGCTCTGCAAAGGCGCTCACAGGATACGGCTTTCGCATGATGGCGCTAGGCAGCCCCGTCGAGTTTATGGAATCGTACGAGTACGGGCCGCTTGCCGGCATGATAGCAGCAGCAAGAGAATCAATCCCCGATTCTGTCCCCCTCCACCTGTTTGGCGCGGGGCACCCGCTGACCATCCCGCTGGCTATCTCCTTGGGCTGCGACACGTTCGATTCTGCCTCGTACATTCTCTACGCTAGACAGGGCAGGTACATCACCGAAGACGGAACCAGGCGCATAAAGGAGATGGGATACCTGTCGTGCAGCTGCGAAGTATGCTCAAAGTATACTGCGCCCGAGCTTGCAGGGGCCAAGGATAAAGAGAGAATAGACGGGATAGCCCTGCACAACCTGCACGCGATAAAGTCAGAAGTGGACCGCGTAAAAGAGGCCATCCACGAGGGCCGCCTCTGGGAGTATACCATGAAAAAGATGAGGGCGCACCCGAGGCTATTTGAATCGGCCAGAATACTGGAGCAAAACGGCGCACGCTTTATCCGGACCACCCCGCGGTTCAAATCAAGGGCGGTATTCCTGTTCGGTCCAGAAGACCAGTACAGGCCCGAGGTAATCTCCTACCATAACATGGCCCGTGAGTATACGACGAGAAAAAAGATCCTCTGTATCACAAGGGACGCGCAGATAAAGCCTGCCTACCTCTCCCCCCAGTATTCAACGCTAAAGGCGCGCTTTATAGATCCCGGCAAGGTCCAGTTCTGCCAGTACAACCCAGTACTTGGTATCATCCCCGTCGAGATCTCTGACATATTTCCCGCAGCCCACTATGTATACGGCGGAAGAGCAGAACCCGGAGATTTTGCCGAGTTTGCGATAACATGGGATGCGTTCCTTGCCAGGAACAAGTTCGCAGAGATCCACTATGAAAAGACAGACCCGTTCATCTCCCATTTCATCAAGAGGGCAAAGGGCGCGCGCAGGCTTGCCCTGAAAAGTAGAAAAAGAAAAAATACCTGA
- a CDS encoding replication factor C/ATPase involved in DNA replication (COG0470) yields the protein MMWSEKHRPRDIPSMVGNEEARAALSGWFSKWKKGTKPVLLVGPPGTGKTTVANLAAKAHGYDVISLNASDARSKSRINEVLSPVLGNVSVLGSPMIFIDEVDGIHGRSDFGGAEALIKILKEPAVPIVLAANSDASPKMKSIKKTSKLIPFRPLPPRLMRVYLRKVLSEEGASLSPGAEIKVISESRGDIRSMLNLAQSLAGGFDPPTEKSFEKLDVEAGINAFFKAKTPEEARAVLYAMQIDPREKIGAFYSSVITSSLPAGEMSRVLRVISDADVLYGRIRRTQQWRLLRYLDGILAGAFSPEMKVRYTQYNLPWPLLNRLRWDGKSLGEVFGVMGGIMHTSRSAFGTFYFPYMLQCIKNKKFDPGLEEGHAEVLEKEVARLG from the coding sequence ATGATGTGGTCAGAAAAGCACAGGCCCCGGGACATACCGTCCATGGTGGGAAACGAAGAGGCCCGTGCCGCCCTCTCCGGGTGGTTCTCCAAGTGGAAAAAGGGCACAAAGCCTGTCCTGCTGGTGGGCCCGCCCGGAACAGGCAAGACGACAGTGGCCAACCTGGCGGCCAAGGCCCACGGGTATGACGTCATAAGCCTCAACGCAAGCGATGCCCGGAGCAAGTCCAGGATAAACGAGGTGCTCTCCCCCGTGCTGGGCAACGTCAGCGTCCTTGGCAGCCCCATGATATTCATCGATGAGGTAGACGGCATACACGGCCGCTCCGACTTTGGGGGCGCCGAGGCGCTCATAAAGATACTCAAAGAGCCCGCTGTCCCGATAGTCCTTGCCGCCAACTCTGACGCATCGCCAAAGATGAAGTCGATAAAAAAGACCTCCAAGCTGATACCGTTCAGGCCCCTTCCGCCAAGGCTCATGCGGGTATACCTGAGAAAGGTCCTGTCTGAAGAGGGCGCGTCGCTCTCCCCCGGCGCGGAGATAAAGGTGATCAGCGAATCGCGCGGGGACATACGGTCCATGCTGAACCTTGCGCAGTCGCTGGCCGGCGGCTTTGATCCCCCCACGGAAAAATCATTTGAAAAATTAGACGTAGAGGCCGGGATAAACGCATTCTTCAAGGCAAAGACCCCGGAGGAGGCAAGGGCCGTCCTGTATGCAATGCAGATAGACCCCCGGGAAAAGATAGGCGCGTTTTATTCGAGCGTGATTACAAGCTCCCTGCCTGCAGGCGAGATGAGCCGGGTGCTCAGGGTGATCTCGGATGCCGATGTATTATACGGCAGGATAAGGAGGACCCAGCAGTGGAGGCTGCTCCGCTATCTTGACGGGATACTTGCCGGCGCCTTCAGCCCGGAGATGAAGGTTAGGTATACCCAGTACAACCTGCCGTGGCCGCTGCTCAACAGGCTCCGCTGGGACGGCAAGTCCCTGGGCGAGGTGTTCGGGGTGATGGGCGGGATAATGCACACCTCGAGGAGCGCCTTTGGGACGTTCTACTTTCCGTACATGCTGCAATGTATAAAAAACAAAAAGTTCGATCCCGGCCTTGAGGAAGGTCATGCCGAGGTGCTTGAAAAGGAGGTAGCGAGGCTGGGATGA
- a CDS encoding Na -transporting NADH ubiquinone oxidoreductase subunit (COG2871) has translation MVTDVPARITYIELLREDLVIIRLVPEGRDMPEYQTGQFLTLGMGIPSENHKLVRRAYSIASHPGNRKYFEFVIRWVRKPLPGRVTTELFYASEGDTVQMGMPTGNALTIDYKLPDGRPDNRRIICVGGGTGIAPFVAFADHLRSTGDKREIIVLHGASYVDELSYKSHFTGLEYDSADSNDWNFKYRAAISRPKERFNRSWSGHTGRVESFFKPGKEGRSPLEELVGEEITPENTMIYICGYQGTIDGVMEHVEKKGFVTLHDKKEDGSYAVKYESYG, from the coding sequence ATGGTAACGGACGTCCCGGCAAGGATCACCTACATCGAGCTGCTCAGGGAGGACCTTGTGATAATACGGCTGGTCCCGGAGGGCCGCGACATGCCCGAGTACCAGACGGGGCAGTTTCTCACCCTGGGCATGGGCATACCCTCGGAGAACCACAAGCTCGTCAGGAGGGCATATTCCATCGCCTCGCACCCGGGCAACCGCAAGTACTTTGAGTTCGTCATAAGGTGGGTCAGAAAGCCGCTGCCAGGCCGGGTCACCACCGAGCTCTTCTATGCAAGCGAGGGGGACACGGTCCAGATGGGGATGCCCACCGGCAACGCGCTGACCATCGATTACAAGCTGCCCGACGGCAGGCCCGACAACAGGAGGATCATCTGCGTGGGCGGGGGCACGGGGATCGCCCCGTTTGTCGCATTTGCAGACCACCTGCGCTCCACCGGCGACAAAAGGGAGATCATCGTTCTTCACGGTGCCAGCTATGTGGACGAGCTCAGCTACAAGTCCCACTTTACGGGGCTCGAATATGATAGCGCTGATAGTAACGACTGGAACTTCAAGTACAGGGCCGCCATAAGCCGGCCCAAGGAGAGGTTCAACAGGTCGTGGTCCGGGCACACGGGCAGGGTGGAATCATTCTTCAAGCCTGGCAAGGAGGGGCGCTCGCCTCTAGAGGAGCTGGTGGGGGAAGAGATAACGCCGGAGAACACCATGATATACATCTGCGGCTACCAGGGGACGATAGACGGGGTCATGGAACACGTGGAGAAAAAGGGCTTTGTGACCCTGCACGACAAAAAGGAAGACGGCAGCTATGCCGTCAAGTATGAATCGTACGGCTAG